CTGCAGGCAGGAAATGTTGCAGACATTTATTGCAGGCAGTAAGTTAGAGGGAGGCAGGAGGTGAGAGACAGTAGTGAAACTATTGACCTGTTTAATAAGGCTTTCCTCCTAGACTTCCGTAAGCAAACATGGGTTTCTCTGAAACTGTGCAATCAAGGTTCTTCCAAATATgctaatgaaaaagaaatgtgatGCTGAAGTCAATTACAGGACTATGGGAGGACAGAGATTTGGCCTGACAGGGAGATCACAGGACCATCTAGTCCTGTGTACTGGTTTGGAGCAGCCAAATATCCTGTTCTTATATTCTTTCCTTGATCATTGACAAGTGTACAGTGGTATTTTTCTCCTACATTTTCATGGCTTTCAGAAATCTGCATGTCAGTTATTTCCTGAGCCAGAAATGATGTGTCTAATAGTACaagtggatttttcttttcagaatttGCTAGGCCAGTGTATCTGTTGAAGACAACATGTTGTTCTGCGATTTGACTGACATAAATCTAGTTGGGATTTCATATCTTGCATTCTTCCACAtaggattttaattttcattttttagaaGGGTGTTTTTTCCGTTAAGATAGAACTGAAAAGGGAAAACCATGTATGGATtcacagaaaacagaatttccCTTCCCACTTCCTTGTGACATGTCTGGATGCAGCGCGTTCCATGAACAAAGCCTGGAACTATAAAACAATCCACTGAAGCGGGAACTGGAATTTATTGTTCAAGACTGAGCAATGTGAAACAACTCAGTTGTTACTCCTGCCAACCCTGGAAAGCAAGGAAGTGCCACTGTACAGAGAAAGCAGCTCAAGTGCTGAGCTGTGAGGAGAAATAAAGCTGTTGCCTATAGTTGAGTGCGTGTGTGCTTACTCTTAGATGTGGCACTGAACTTTTCTGGGATAGAATTAATGCTGGACTAATGGAAATCATTTGGGAAAGCTCAAGTCACTACTTACTAACCTTGAAAAATTGTACAATGTGGATTTTATAGCCTATGAAGTTCTTGAGGTGTGCTAAAGCATTAAAAGCTTATTTGCAGCCAGTAGGTGAGGAGGTAATACCAACATGAAAGGAAGTTAATTTATTGGAGTTATAGGATTAGAGAGGTAAATGTGAGAAGTTATGTTGAACTAAAAGGCACTTGGCTGCGAAGAGAAGACTTCAACATTTTCGTATTTGCTTCCTTTGATAAGCCAGTTTGCTTCAGTAAAATGCAATGGTGATGCCAGATAAGCTAATTTTGTGGGCTAATTATTTAGGTCTTTGTGCAAACCTTAGGCAAACCTGAGCTGTGGCTCTTGCATCGTGCCGGTAAGTGatggagggtggcagagcaggcGGCTCTCCCAAAGCTTCCCATTTCCATTCTGCAATCTCACGAGGTCTCTTCAAATGGAGATGCTCCTAGCCCATGCAAGGCCTCTTTTAGTTCTAATGAAAAATCCACAAATAAAAGTTGGCAGTTAAAAATTTGTGAATTTACAACATTATTTCTGAAACAGTCTCTGGGATGTGGAACAAATCCAGGCATCCTTTAGGATAAGCCAACAATATCTCCAATGTGTTTCAGAGTAAGATGGATGCTCTACATAAGTTGAAGATTTTGGTGATGTTTCTGTCTCTGGCTACTTTCACGGTCATGGTGATAATGAATGCTGGAAATGCCACTGGGACTTTCAAAGGTAATGCAAGCAAATTTTCTTTGTTCAGAGGTGGGTTTCATGCTTAATATCACATAATGATACAAGGTGGCTTAGATGGGATAGATGTGTTTGTTACCTCATCAACTCTCCAAATACACCTTGTTCTGTGAAATCGGGAGGTAGCTAGTGCATCCTCCAGGTGTTACAGCCAGATGCCTGAACCCTATCCAGACCCTTGAAACCCAAGTGAATGTCCCCACTGAACCTGGATCCAATGGTGCTAGAAAGGCAGTCTTTGCATCCCTTTGTATCCCTGGTGGAAGATGttcaggctgctgctggaggtttaTAGATAACAGTGGTGCTGCATTTGAACACTACCCGGCTGAATCTGCCAGGAACTGCCATCGTGCTTTCCCTGGATTTCATACTCAGCGGGCTTTTCTGGTTCTGTGTAAGAGGGAAGGTGCTCAGTGTTCCCAATAAGGGACAATGACCCCATAATGGGTGTCTAAACCAACCGCAGCACATGGTTGGTTTGCACCAAGGTAGTGCTCTCATCATCCCTGAACCCACTGAGGTAGGGAGGAAGATTGAAGGTTGAGGAAAATCAGCAGTCTTTCCCCATCCTCTGGATGTAATAACACTTTTGCCTGCAACATTCACCACCGCAGGTCTGTTCAGGACAACCCCTGGAAACATCTCGGCCAAGTACAGCACTGATTTCACACCAGCTGGCTGGACTTTCCTCATCTGGAACGTCATCTACGCCTGGCAGCTTGCCTGGCTTCTCTATGCCTTGTCAGGGATCTGTCGAAGGTATTTTCCCTATTTACTGTTTACAGTTTTCCCTATTTACAGTATAAATGACAAGGGACAGTGACTCTTCCCTTTTGGAGTAGCTCAGTCGTTTACCCCCCTTTCAAGGGTTTCTGGTTAGAGCAAACCCATTGCCATTTATCCTGACTTGATATGTTCAAGCTCTGTGGCTGGAGCATCTCCTACGTCCAGCATCCAAAGCTGGGAAGCAGTTTGGAGGTGTACATGAACTGTTCTAACATGTGGACAGATATCAAAGTGTGTAAACTTCCCTGTGAGGCCTCATTTCCAGCAATTCAGGGGGTCAGACAGATTTACCCAGAACCTGCACTTACCCACTGCTAGAGGCTGAGAATCCACAGGGGCAAAATTAATGGATTACGGAGCTAATGCCTTGAGTTTACTTTATGTTAGAGATCAAATAACCAGCACTGGGGAGTCTCTTGGTTTGTTGGACTGGACTCGAAACTTTTCCTGGGGTTATGAGATCAATAACTGCCTGATAGAGAAAGCCACAGTATTGTATCAAAGAAGGACAGACAGGAGAAATAGTCTGATTTAAGCTGAAATGTTGAACTCAAATGAAAAATCCCTCATAATATAAGGAAAACGAGGCCAGAAAGGTTTGTCTGGTCAATGAAGGAATTGTTGTCCTTTCTTCATGGCCACTTTTTCCTGGCAGGAATGAACTTGGATATGTCTTCATAAAGCCAGACTTGCTGCCAATACCTTTTTATGTGGCGTGGTGCCTGAATAATGGCCTCAATGTTGGATGGCTCTTTCTGTGGGACCGAGAGTAAGTTGTCTTTTGTTAGAAATACTTTCTAACACTCTTGATGGGATTGACCCAGTACTTTCTCCTTCTCTAtggctttttcccccctctatGTGTGAACACTTAATCCCACCTGTGAAACTCTATGCCAGACTTTCACAAAATGTAGCCTTCATaagagtttgggggttttgcatTACATTGTCATCTTCCCCATGAGAAAGATTGGTCATTGACGTCTAAGATCTCCTCAAAGCTGCTGTTCTACATTTTCACCTCCACAGGTGAGACAGGAGCTGTGCCTCTCTTCATTAATGCAATTAAGCTCCTTGCCTTGGATTGTTTCCATAATGATGGTCACATTAAGGGCTTATGAGAGCGCCACTGTCAAGAAGTGAAGAAATCACTTGCAGTCAGGAAAACAACTTCATGATTAACAGagtaaaacagcagcagcaatatGTCAAAATGAGGGCTACGTGTAGTGATTACCTTTATTAAAGGCTGATCAACTTAAAGCCAGTAAAGGCCAAACACTAAAGCTACAAATtagggcattgtgacaccacTGAGAAAAACGTGATGTCtattgtgtgtgtatgtgttctTTGTCCTAGATACCTCCTTCCAGCCCTGGTGTTCCTGGCAGTCCTCTCTCTTACCACATGTGCCTCCCTCTTTGTTTCCCACCGAGCCTTGAGCATCCATTCCTCGTGGTTTGTGAAGGGTCACAAAGCTGAGCTCTGGCTCATCCGCATTCTGGTAGGTGGCTTTTGAGAAGCTGTCCTGTGGGTAAatggtaaaaaaaccccaacctctgTGCAGTGCTGGAGGTATCAGAGTGAAAGATTCAGTGGCAGATCATAGCTCAGGAAAGATTTCTGCGCTGCACAGAGAAGTTCCTACCAACCCTTCTGGAAATGCACCTACATCTCTTGGCACAAACTGGGAGTGGGCTCTGCTCTTTTTATTGCACTTCCTGAAACACCAGTATAACACACCGCTGGGCTGCATCTTTGGAGCCCTTCAGGACTCCAAAGCTTCACCTTTTCTCCGTGTTGAGGGACCTTTTCTGCAGCTAGGTCCAGAAGGCTGGCTTAAGTGCACCAGGGCCTATGGGCCACCAAAAACAAACAGAGATTACCTGTATGTCACTCCTGTCCTCTTGCTGTGCTGTGTGGCAGGTCCAGAATGGGCTGGCACTGTATGTGACATGGACCAGCATCGCCACGCTGCTGAACTTCGCCGTCGTGCTGATCTACAAGTGGAATGTCCCCAATGAGAAAGCAACCACTGCTTCCCTGAGCATCCTGGCTCTCGGCCTGGTCATATGGTAAGTGACCCCATGGGTCCCCACCAAGCCTCAAAGACCCCTTCCACCTCTCACCAATGGTGACCATCTGTTCCACTTCACTCATCGCTTGTCCCTCTCTCAGCACTGAGTACAAAGGCCTCTGTTACAATTCATGGCAGATGGACTGGGAGTCTGGCAGAGCTTTTCTTCCCTGACCTCAGCAATGCCAATAAGCATATGTTGTGGGCCAGGAACATGTTTTTGTGACTTGCATGAGTCCAACCTGCCTTAGGTTTACAGGTGAAGGTGTGATACGGAAACCATCTGAAACACAGCTTTATTTTTCCCTAAACCTacctaaaataaattatttatgcattttttaaatattagtaaatgaaaaattttgGACTCTCATTCAAACTGGTCCACAAAATCCCCATTCTCTGTCTAATTCCTTTCTTAGGGAATGGAAATGAAATGCAGAGAAAATTCTTACTTTGGTCACTCTTTTTCTTCACAGGTTTTACctagaaaattactttcttgaCAAGTATGTCCGCTATAACCTCACAGTCTACCCAGTGGTCATAGCAGCTCTGACCGGCAGTGCCTGCAAGAACAGCTCATTTTCATCCCCACTGACCAACGACGTTTTTATAGGTGAGTCTTTCTAACTCCTGTAAAAGAAGGCCAGTAAACACTTCACATCCTTCCTCTGAGCTGAGGGCAGAAAGCCTTGCCACTTGAAAAGCATTATTTGTTAAAAGCAGAA
This Aphelocoma coerulescens isolate FSJ_1873_10779 chromosome 3, UR_Acoe_1.0, whole genome shotgun sequence DNA region includes the following protein-coding sequences:
- the LOC138107635 gene encoding uncharacterized protein, which gives rise to MDALHKLKILVMFLSLATFTVMVIMNAGNATGTFKGLFRTTPGNISAKYSTDFTPAGWTFLIWNVIYAWQLAWLLYALSGICRRNELGYVFIKPDLLPIPFYVAWCLNNGLNVGWLFLWDREYLLPALVFLAVLSLTTCASLFVSHRALSIHSSWFVKGHKAELWLIRILVQNGLALYVTWTSIATLLNFAVVLIYKWNVPNEKATTASLSILALGLVIWFYLENYFLDKYVRYNLTVYPVVIAALTGSACKNSSFSSPLTNDVFIVVLLALTCLIFAVRLGLVTWKHWKRPLEASGTPGRSGTVA